The following nucleotide sequence is from Streptomyces sp. HUAS CB01.
GCCCGCTCCCGGACGCCCGGGACAGTACCGCGCGAGCCCGGCGCGGGGAGGCGGAACGGACACGAAGATCACCGAGAACTTCGGCACACCGGCTATTCAGTCACCTTTAACTCTGCATGACCATATACAGAGCGGGCAAGCGGCGCCCCGCGACCCCGCCGGGACCCGGGCCGCCCCGAACCCGCCGGTGGACCCGAGCCCGAAGAGGGGGGCAAGCCCCACCGACACGCCCTCGGCGGCTCCTTACGCTGTGCCCATGGAAGCCCGCGACCCCGAGCTCACGAAGGAGCTCGACGCCACCCTCCGCGCCCGCCACGAGCTGGGCACGGAGTACGAGCCGGCGCTCATCGAGTCCTTCCTGGAGAAGGTCGAGCAGCGTCTGGACGCCACCGTCGACCGCAGGGTCCGGCGCCATCTCGCCGAACGGCGGATGAGCGAGGCGCGCGGCGGCGCCCGGCCGGAGCGCTTCGGGGAGAACTTCGGCGAGCGCCACGGCCTCGCGATCATCACGCTCGTCCTCGCCGTCCCGCTCTCGGCGATCAGCGTCGTGAACGCCGGCATCGAGGGCCTGTTCGTCACCTGGGGCGGCATCGTGGGCGTCAACGCCGTGCACGCCTTCCGCGGCCGGAGCCTCGGCAGGCAGGAGAAGGCGACGGCGGGCGCGGGATCCGACTGGGAGGAGTGACCGGTCACCTGCCACGGAGGCCCGGCGCGGGATCCGACCGGAAGGACCGACCGTCCGCCGGCCCGGGCGGCGCGGAGCGGTGACCGTCCGCGGGCCCGGGCGGCCGGCCGGGCGGGCCGCCCACGGAGCTTCGCGGAAGTGGTACGAGCGCGACACGTCGGCGCAGCACTCGCTTAACACGCGTCCGGCACATTGAGGGGTGTCGGCGTCAAGGACCTCCGGAGCGGCTCCCGGACCTCCATGGACGCCCGGACGTGAGCCCGGCCCTGACCCGGACCGCGTCCCTCGCGGGGACCGCCGTCGTCCCGCCCCCCGGTCACGGGGGTGCGGCGGTCCCCGCGCACACGTTCCGCGCGGGGACCCGCCGTCCCGGCTACTTCCCGGACATCGCCAGGAACGACAGCAGGTCCTGGCGGCTCACCACGCCGGTGGGCTTGCCCTCGACCAGCACGATCGCCGCGTCGGCGGAACCGAGCACGGACATCAGGTCGCCGACCGGCTCACCCGAGCCGACCTGGGGAAGCGGGTCGCTCATGTGCTTCTCCAGCGGGTCGTTCAGCGAGGCGCGCTGCGTGAAGAGCGCGTCCAGCAGCTCCCGCTCCACCACGGAGCCGATGACCTCGGCGGCCATGACGTCCGGGTGGCCGGCGCCCGGCTTCACGATCGGCATCTGGGAGACGCCGTACTCGCGCAGCACCTCGATGGCCTGACCGACGGTCTCCTCCGGGTGCATGTGCACGAGGGACGGCAGCGCCCCCTCCTTGTGCTTCAGCACGTCGGCGACCCGCGGCTGGTCGCCGGCCTGCTCCAGGAAGCCGTAGTCGTTCATCCACTCGTCGTTGAAGATCTTCGACAGATAGCCGCGTCCGCTGTCCGGCAGGAGCACGACCACGACGTCGTCCGGGCCGAGCCCCTCGGCCACACGCAGCGCGGCGACGACGGCCATGCCGCAGGAGCCGCCGACCAGGAGGCCCTCCTCCTTGGCGAGGCGGCGCGTCATCTGGAACGAGTCCTTGTCGGACACGGCGATGATCTCGTCGGTGACGTTCGGGTCGTAGGCGGTGGGCCAGAAGTCCTCACCGACGCCCTCGACCAGGTACGGCCGGCCGGAGCCGCCGGAGTAGACGGAGCCCTCCGGGTCCGCGCCGACGACGCGCACCGTGCCGCCGCTGATCTCCTTCAGGTAGTTGCCGGTGCCGGAGATGGTGCCTCCGGTG
It contains:
- a CDS encoding cystathionine beta-synthase, whose protein sequence is MQFHDSMISLVGNTPLLKLNSVTAGIQATVLAKVEYFNPGGSVKDRIALRMIEAAEQSGELQPGGTIVEPTSGNTGVGLAIVAQQKGYKCIFVCPDKVSTDKINVLRAYGAEVVVCPTAVDPEHPDSYYNVSDRLVRETPGAWKPDQYSNPNNPRSHYETTGPELWEQTEGKITHFVAGIGTGGTISGTGNYLKEISGGTVRVVGADPEGSVYSGGSGRPYLVEGVGEDFWPTAYDPNVTDEIIAVSDKDSFQMTRRLAKEEGLLVGGSCGMAVVAALRVAEGLGPDDVVVVLLPDSGRGYLSKIFNDEWMNDYGFLEQAGDQPRVADVLKHKEGALPSLVHMHPEETVGQAIEVLREYGVSQMPIVKPGAGHPDVMAAEVIGSVVERELLDALFTQRASLNDPLEKHMSDPLPQVGSGEPVGDLMSVLGSADAAIVLVEGKPTGVVSRQDLLSFLAMSGK